A window of Rufibacter sp. LB8 contains these coding sequences:
- the treZ gene encoding malto-oligosyltrehalose trehalohydrolase: MNNLDVMARKLGVRFLPNRQAEVWLWAPKAELVEIILNEGNTSIPLKKQEYGYWHLLTDQVQPGDLYKFRLNEDQEFPDPASLSQPQGVHGPSEALEVDQFAWTDENWQNHDLETYVLYELHVGTFTPEGTFAGLEEKLDYLKDLGVTAIELMPVAQFPGDRNWGYDGVFPFAVQNSYGGPKALQHLVDTCHSKGLAVVLDVVYNHLGPEGNYLGVYGHYFTDKYNTPWGPALNFDDAWCDGVRHYFIENLLMWFRDFHIDAVRMDAVHAIKDFSPNHILREMKQQVNQLKQATGREHYMIVELDLNDTRFISPLEEQGFGMDAQWIDEFHHALRVTITGEQTGYYSDFCGISHLAKAYQDAYVFDGQYSEHRKKNFGVKAEKNPGKQFVVFTQNHDHVGNRMLGERLGSLVSFEMQKLAAGAVLLSPFLPMLWMGEEYAESNPFQYFVSHTDPDLAEAVRKGRKAEFADFHAEGEAPDPMAQETFQRSKLQWELVQQEPHQTLYKYYQTLLRLRRELPALQHLDRQNVQAEANESQNTLVLRRSHADQQVVALMNFSKEVQHVDLPLGAQDWHIILDSASPDWHGPQATAVDLATDKTVALPPESLLVLATGSDFN; encoded by the coding sequence ATGAATAACCTAGATGTGATGGCCCGTAAACTGGGCGTCCGGTTTTTGCCTAACCGCCAAGCTGAGGTTTGGTTATGGGCGCCCAAGGCGGAACTGGTGGAAATTATTCTCAACGAAGGCAACACCAGCATTCCGCTTAAAAAACAAGAGTACGGCTACTGGCACTTGCTCACAGACCAAGTTCAACCCGGTGACCTGTACAAATTCAGGCTGAACGAAGACCAGGAATTCCCAGACCCTGCCTCGCTGTCGCAGCCCCAGGGTGTTCACGGTCCGTCTGAGGCTTTAGAAGTAGACCAGTTCGCGTGGACCGATGAAAACTGGCAAAACCATGACCTGGAAACCTATGTGCTCTATGAACTGCACGTGGGCACCTTTACACCCGAAGGTACTTTTGCCGGTTTAGAGGAAAAGCTTGACTACCTCAAGGACCTGGGCGTGACGGCCATTGAACTCATGCCCGTGGCGCAGTTCCCCGGCGACCGAAACTGGGGCTATGACGGCGTATTTCCGTTTGCGGTGCAGAATTCCTACGGTGGCCCGAAAGCCCTGCAGCATTTAGTAGACACTTGCCATTCTAAAGGCTTGGCGGTGGTGTTGGATGTGGTTTACAATCACCTGGGCCCCGAAGGGAATTACCTGGGCGTTTACGGCCACTACTTCACAGATAAATACAACACGCCCTGGGGGCCGGCCCTGAACTTTGACGATGCCTGGTGCGACGGCGTACGGCACTACTTCATCGAGAATCTCTTGATGTGGTTCCGGGATTTTCACATTGACGCCGTGCGCATGGATGCCGTGCATGCCATCAAAGACTTCAGCCCGAACCACATTCTGCGTGAAATGAAGCAACAGGTGAACCAGCTCAAACAGGCAACCGGCCGTGAGCATTACATGATTGTGGAACTGGACCTCAATGATACGCGCTTCATCAGCCCCCTGGAAGAGCAAGGCTTCGGGATGGATGCCCAATGGATTGACGAGTTTCACCACGCCCTTCGCGTGACCATAACCGGCGAGCAGACGGGTTACTATTCAGATTTTTGCGGCATCAGTCACCTGGCCAAGGCTTACCAAGACGCCTATGTGTTTGACGGGCAATACTCAGAGCACCGTAAGAAAAACTTCGGGGTAAAAGCTGAGAAAAACCCAGGCAAACAGTTTGTGGTCTTCACCCAGAACCATGACCACGTGGGCAACCGCATGTTGGGCGAACGCCTGGGAAGCTTGGTGAGTTTTGAGATGCAGAAGTTGGCGGCCGGGGCTGTGCTGTTGAGTCCGTTTCTGCCCATGCTCTGGATGGGAGAGGAGTACGCAGAATCCAACCCGTTCCAGTACTTTGTGAGCCACACAGACCCAGACCTGGCCGAGGCCGTGCGCAAAGGCCGCAAAGCTGAGTTCGCCGATTTCCATGCCGAAGGCGAAGCGCCAGATCCCATGGCTCAGGAGACTTTCCAGCGCTCAAAACTGCAGTGGGAGTTGGTGCAACAAGAGCCTCATCAGACGCTATATAAATATTATCAAACCCTGCTGCGCCTGCGCCGTGAACTACCCGCCCTCCAGCACCTGGACCGCCAAAACGTGCAAGCCGAAGCCAACGAAAGTCAAAACACGTTGGTGCTCAGAAGGTCACATGCAGATCAGCAGGTTGTGGCGCTCATGA
- the glgX gene encoding glycogen debranching protein GlgX translates to MTTITYPGKPFPLGATWDGHGVNFALYADNATKVELCLFSNLEPDIETVRIEMTERSYQVWHTYIPELGPGQLYGYRVHGPYEPENGHRFNHHKLLIDPYAKAIAGTINWHESLFGYQFGHEDEDLSYSELDSAPYIPKAVVIDASFDWEGDKAPNIPYFQSIIYEAHVKGFTQLHPDIPEEIKGTYAGIAHPATINYLKELGITAIELLPVHHFITDWYLQEKGLTNYWGYNSIGFFAPDVRYSSSGVLGEQVNEFKQMVKELHRAGIEVILDVVYNHTGEGNEKGPTLSFKGVDNASYYRLVEDDQRYYMDYTGTGNTLNANLPSVLRLIMDSLRYWILEMHVDGFRFDLASALARELHGVDKLSSFFDIIHQDPVISQVKLIAEPWDVGEGGYQVGNFPPGWTEWNGMYRDCMRDFWRGEESMLAEFANRFTGSSDLYFDDYRRPTASINFITAHDGFTLHDLVSYNEKHNEANGEDSKDGDDHNRSWNCGAEGPTDDQWIIDLRDRQKRNFLTTLFLSQGVPMLVAGDEMSRTQNGNNNAYCQDNEISWLNWPTADAPLMDFTKKLIHFRKNHLVFRRRRWFQGQPIKGHGLEDIGWFLPNGEEMEYEHWEQDHAKSLGVFLNGRGVHSRGGKGEIVLDDSFYVIFNAYHDSLNFKAPAAKYGEQWQVCIDTFRQQVEPEEPIVYKASEEFLVEGRSILVLKNPIFHFDNE, encoded by the coding sequence ATGACAACCATTACCTATCCGGGCAAGCCCTTCCCGCTGGGAGCCACCTGGGATGGCCATGGCGTGAACTTCGCGCTGTACGCAGACAACGCCACCAAGGTGGAGCTCTGCCTGTTCTCCAACCTGGAGCCAGACATTGAGACCGTCCGCATTGAGATGACCGAACGCTCCTACCAGGTCTGGCATACCTACATTCCGGAGCTGGGCCCGGGGCAGCTCTACGGTTACCGCGTGCATGGCCCGTATGAACCGGAGAACGGCCACCGTTTCAACCACCACAAATTGTTGATTGACCCCTACGCCAAGGCCATTGCCGGCACCATTAACTGGCATGAGTCACTGTTTGGCTATCAGTTTGGGCATGAAGACGAAGACCTGAGCTACAGTGAACTGGACAGCGCGCCCTACATTCCCAAGGCCGTGGTGATAGACGCCAGCTTTGACTGGGAAGGCGACAAAGCGCCCAATATCCCTTATTTCCAGTCTATTATCTATGAGGCGCACGTGAAAGGCTTCACACAGTTGCATCCAGACATTCCCGAGGAAATAAAAGGCACTTACGCGGGCATTGCGCACCCGGCCACTATTAACTATTTAAAGGAGTTGGGCATCACGGCTATTGAGCTGTTGCCGGTGCACCATTTTATTACCGACTGGTACTTGCAGGAGAAAGGCCTTACCAATTATTGGGGCTACAACTCCATCGGGTTCTTTGCGCCAGATGTGCGGTATTCCAGTTCTGGCGTACTGGGCGAGCAGGTAAACGAGTTCAAGCAGATGGTGAAGGAATTGCACCGCGCCGGCATTGAGGTTATTCTGGACGTGGTCTACAACCATACCGGCGAAGGCAACGAAAAAGGCCCCACGCTCTCTTTCAAAGGGGTGGACAACGCTTCTTATTACCGCCTGGTGGAAGATGACCAGCGCTATTACATGGACTACACCGGCACAGGCAACACGCTCAACGCCAACCTGCCCAGCGTGCTCCGCCTCATCATGGACAGCCTGCGCTACTGGATTCTGGAGATGCATGTAGATGGCTTCCGGTTTGACCTGGCCTCTGCGCTGGCGCGCGAATTGCACGGCGTGGACAAGCTGAGTTCTTTCTTTGACATCATCCACCAGGACCCGGTTATCTCACAGGTGAAACTCATTGCTGAACCCTGGGACGTGGGCGAGGGTGGTTACCAGGTAGGCAATTTTCCGCCCGGCTGGACCGAGTGGAACGGCATGTACCGCGACTGCATGCGCGATTTCTGGCGCGGCGAGGAAAGCATGCTGGCCGAGTTCGCAAACCGGTTCACAGGCTCTTCTGATTTGTATTTTGATGATTACCGCCGGCCCACGGCCAGCATCAACTTCATCACGGCGCATGACGGCTTCACGCTACATGACCTGGTGTCTTACAACGAAAAACACAACGAGGCCAACGGCGAAGACAGCAAAGACGGCGATGACCATAACCGCTCCTGGAACTGCGGCGCCGAAGGCCCCACTGATGACCAATGGATCATTGACCTGCGCGACCGCCAGAAACGCAATTTCCTGACTACCTTATTTCTGTCGCAGGGCGTACCCATGTTGGTGGCCGGTGATGAGATGAGCCGCACCCAGAACGGAAACAACAACGCGTACTGTCAGGACAATGAAATCTCGTGGCTCAACTGGCCCACCGCCGATGCGCCGCTCATGGACTTTACCAAAAAGCTGATCCATTTCCGGAAAAACCACCTGGTCTTCCGCCGTAGGCGTTGGTTTCAGGGGCAGCCCATCAAAGGCCACGGCCTGGAAGACATTGGCTGGTTTCTGCCCAACGGCGAGGAGATGGAATATGAACACTGGGAACAGGACCACGCCAAATCACTGGGCGTTTTCCTGAATGGCCGGGGCGTTCATTCACGCGGCGGCAAAGGCGAAATTGTGCTGGATGATTCGTTTTACGTGATTTTCAACGCCTACCATGATTCTCTGAACTTCAAGGCCCCGGCCGCTAAATATGGCGAGCAGTGGCAGGTCTGCATTGACACGTTCCGGCAACAGGTGGAGCCAGAGGAGCCCATCGTGTACAAAGCATCAGAAGAGTTTCTGGTGGAGGGCCGCTCTATTCTGGTATTGAAGAACCCCATTTTCCATTTCGACAATGAATAA
- a CDS encoding NADP-dependent glyceraldehyde-3-phosphate dehydrogenase, which yields MEIIETSPKFSVQALQAIFQPEDQVPAEFALPQEIHQKEYLSNGFMKKWDGEVHQVFSPVAFPQPEGSFQRKLIGSYPVCSEQEALEALDAAVTAYDNGRGAWPTMAVDGRIACVENFNQKMIAQKDLVVKLIMWEIGKSYADSVKEFDRTVEYIYATIDALKTIDRQSSRFEIEQGIVAQVRRSPLGVVLCMGPFNYPLNETLTTFIPALIMGNTILFKPPKHGTLLFYPLLQAFLDSFPEGVVNTIYGRGHAIVPALMQSGKVNVLTLIGSSKVADELKKLHPKVNRLRAILGLDAKNAAIITQHADLELAVAETVLGALSFNGQRCTALKIIFVHRSKVNAFLQQLTAAVEKLPFGMPWQKGVALTPLPEPHKPAYLKTCIDDAVAHGARVVNEGGGTTVASFVYPAIVYPVTREMKLYREEQFGPVIPVVAFDDLEEPIQYLIESTHGQQVSVFSQDAHELSSLIDPLVNQVSRVNINCQCQRGPDVFPFTGRKDSAEGTLSVVDALRSFSIRSLVATKLNDNNKQLLNQIVSDGSSNFLSTKFIF from the coding sequence ATGGAAATAATAGAAACCTCGCCCAAGTTCTCAGTGCAAGCGCTGCAGGCCATTTTTCAGCCAGAAGACCAGGTACCCGCTGAATTTGCCTTACCCCAGGAAATTCACCAAAAGGAGTACCTCTCTAATGGTTTCATGAAAAAATGGGACGGCGAGGTGCACCAGGTCTTCTCGCCGGTGGCCTTTCCGCAACCTGAAGGTTCTTTCCAACGCAAACTGATTGGGTCTTACCCGGTGTGTTCTGAGCAAGAAGCCCTGGAAGCGCTGGACGCAGCCGTTACCGCCTATGACAACGGGCGCGGGGCTTGGCCCACCATGGCCGTAGATGGGCGCATTGCCTGCGTGGAGAATTTCAACCAGAAAATGATTGCCCAGAAAGACCTGGTGGTAAAGCTCATCATGTGGGAGATAGGCAAGTCCTATGCAGATTCTGTGAAAGAGTTTGACCGTACGGTAGAATACATTTACGCCACCATTGACGCCCTTAAAACCATAGACCGGCAGTCTAGCAGATTTGAGATTGAGCAAGGCATAGTGGCGCAGGTGCGCCGCTCGCCGTTGGGCGTGGTATTGTGCATGGGGCCGTTCAATTACCCGCTCAATGAAACCCTCACCACGTTTATACCGGCGCTCATCATGGGCAACACCATTTTGTTCAAGCCGCCCAAGCACGGTACGCTCTTGTTTTACCCTTTGCTGCAGGCATTTTTAGATAGCTTCCCTGAAGGAGTGGTGAACACCATTTACGGTCGGGGCCACGCCATTGTGCCCGCCCTCATGCAGTCTGGCAAAGTGAACGTGCTCACGCTCATAGGCTCCAGCAAAGTGGCTGATGAGTTGAAGAAGCTCCACCCCAAAGTCAACCGTTTGCGCGCCATTTTGGGTTTAGACGCCAAAAACGCCGCCATTATCACCCAGCACGCTGACCTGGAACTGGCCGTAGCCGAAACCGTGCTGGGCGCCTTGTCTTTCAACGGACAGCGCTGCACGGCACTTAAAATCATCTTCGTGCACCGCAGCAAGGTCAATGCTTTTCTGCAGCAATTAACCGCGGCCGTGGAAAAACTGCCCTTTGGCATGCCCTGGCAGAAAGGCGTGGCCCTTACTCCGCTACCAGAACCGCACAAACCCGCCTACCTGAAAACGTGCATTGACGATGCCGTGGCCCATGGTGCACGCGTGGTGAATGAGGGCGGGGGCACCACAGTGGCGTCTTTTGTGTACCCTGCCATTGTGTACCCGGTCACCCGGGAAATGAAACTGTACCGCGAGGAACAATTTGGACCTGTGATTCCGGTAGTGGCCTTTGACGACCTGGAAGAACCTATTCAGTATTTGATTGAGTCCACGCACGGGCAGCAGGTGAGTGTTTTCAGCCAGGATGCCCATGAACTCTCCAGTCTGATAGACCCCTTGGTGAACCAGGTGAGCCGCGTGAATATAAATTGCCAGTGCCAACGCGGGCCAGACGTGTTCCCGTTCACCGGCCGCAAAGACAGCGCCGAAGGAACCTTGTCTGTGGTAGATGCCCTGCGCTCGTTCTCCATCAGGTCCTTGGTGGCTACCAAATTAAACGACAATAATAAGCAGTTGCTCAACCAGATTGTCAGTGACGGTTCCTCTAATTTCCTGAGCACTAAATTTATTTTTTAA
- a CDS encoding citrate synthase yields the protein MSEFAELILEGKSYQFPIITGTENEKAIDINALRAQTGYITLDSGYKNTGATESAITFLDGEEGILRYRGYPIEQLAERSNFIEVAYLLIYGTLPTEEELNTFSNQIKIHTLVNEDMRKILDGFPSTAHPMGMLSAMVSSLTAFYPESLNPNQTKEEIDLSIIRLMAKLSTIAAWSYKNSVGHPVNYPKNKLDYCSNFLHMMFAYPTEEYEINPVVVDALNKLLILHADHEQNCSTSTVRLVGSANASLYSSVSAGISALWGPLHGGANQAVIEMLEEIKADGGDSKKFIEKAKDKNDPFRLMGFGHRVYKNFDPRATIIKKTADDVLTALGVNDPILNIAKELEQAALNDSYFVERKLYPNVDFYSGIIYRAMGIPTEMFTVMFALGRLPGWIAQWKEMREGKEPIGRPRQVYTGATERDYVEINKR from the coding sequence ATGTCTGAATTTGCTGAACTGATTCTGGAGGGTAAATCATACCAGTTTCCAATCATCACCGGAACTGAGAATGAGAAGGCCATTGATATCAATGCCTTACGCGCCCAAACCGGATACATTACCCTTGACTCGGGCTATAAAAATACCGGCGCCACAGAAAGCGCCATTACCTTCCTTGACGGCGAAGAAGGAATTCTAAGATACAGAGGCTACCCTATTGAGCAACTGGCCGAGCGCTCCAACTTTATTGAAGTGGCCTACCTGCTTATTTACGGCACGCTGCCCACTGAAGAGGAGTTGAACACCTTCAGCAACCAGATCAAGATTCATACGCTGGTGAACGAGGACATGCGCAAGATCCTGGACGGTTTCCCGTCTACGGCGCACCCTATGGGCATGCTGTCGGCCATGGTGAGTTCGTTGACTGCGTTCTACCCAGAGTCCTTGAACCCCAACCAAACCAAAGAGGAAATTGACCTTTCCATCATTAGATTGATGGCGAAGCTTTCTACCATTGCCGCCTGGTCTTACAAGAATTCGGTGGGTCACCCGGTAAACTATCCTAAAAACAAGCTGGACTATTGCTCCAACTTCCTGCACATGATGTTTGCGTACCCTACTGAGGAGTACGAAATCAACCCGGTGGTGGTAGACGCCCTGAACAAACTCCTGATCCTGCACGCCGACCATGAGCAGAACTGCTCTACCTCTACCGTTCGTTTGGTGGGGTCAGCTAATGCTTCTCTTTATTCTTCTGTTTCGGCGGGCATCAGTGCGCTGTGGGGACCGTTGCACGGCGGCGCCAACCAGGCCGTGATTGAGATGCTGGAGGAAATCAAAGCCGATGGCGGCGATTCTAAGAAATTCATTGAGAAAGCCAAAGACAAAAACGATCCGTTCCGTTTGATGGGCTTCGGGCACCGCGTGTACAAGAACTTTGACCCACGCGCCACCATCATCAAGAAAACCGCAGATGACGTCTTGACCGCCCTGGGCGTGAACGACCCTATCCTGAACATTGCCAAGGAACTGGAGCAAGCCGCTTTGAATGATTCTTACTTTGTGGAGCGCAAACTGTACCCTAACGTGGACTTCTACTCCGGTATCATTTACCGCGCCATGGGCATCCCAACCGAAATGTTCACGGTAATGTTCGCCTTGGGCCGCCTGCCCGGCTGGATTGCCCAGTGGAAAGAAATGCGCGAAGGCAAAGAGCCAATTGGTCGTCCGCGCCAGGTGTACACCGGTGCTACCGAGCGTGATTACGTGGAGATCAACAAGCGGTAA
- a CDS encoding DUF1579 domain-containing protein — MAEKLETSKTTGAHAQLARLEGTWEGTASVWFDPSKVEDESPVKGTIKPLMDGKYMLHEYQGSFGGKPITGMALIGYNLDTQKYQCAWVDSFHTGTAIMFSEGQKAAKELSVTGSYAYVTPETEQHWGWRTTIEFNNNQELVLTAYNTSPDGEEAKATETVYKKVL, encoded by the coding sequence ATGGCCGAAAAACTAGAGACCTCTAAAACCACAGGCGCCCATGCCCAATTAGCCCGGTTAGAAGGAACCTGGGAAGGCACCGCCAGCGTCTGGTTTGACCCCAGCAAGGTGGAAGACGAGTCGCCGGTGAAGGGCACCATAAAGCCGTTGATGGACGGAAAATACATGTTGCATGAGTACCAGGGCAGCTTCGGGGGGAAGCCTATTACGGGCATGGCCCTTATTGGCTACAACCTAGACACCCAGAAATACCAGTGCGCCTGGGTAGATTCGTTTCATACGGGTACGGCCATAATGTTTTCTGAAGGCCAGAAAGCCGCGAAAGAATTGTCAGTCACAGGCAGTTACGCGTATGTGACCCCAGAAACCGAGCAACACTGGGGCTGGCGCACCACCATTGAATTTAACAACAACCAAGAATTGGTCCTCACCGCCTACAACACCTCGCCAGACGGCGAAGAAGCGAAAGCCACGGAAACGGTGTACAAAAAAGTGTTGTAA
- a CDS encoding OmpA family protein → MHWFRLLLFLLVVIVQTGTGEVKAQTITTGQTQNARAKKAYDEGIRFTQARNFQKALEAYNEAIAKDPAFALAYVRAAGLYKILQQEDQAFQYYTKGLPALTPDPALAAEYLTFADLSFERGQYEQAATVYQTLLGLSKNKRHLAHAQNQLQNISFAQKAIGNPVTFQPKLLSPQVNRFGLQYSPVLTADQKALLFTARAGSGPLDDEDLYLAVKGEKGEWQAPVSISANINSELNEGAASMSGDGRVLVFTSCNRKDSYGSCDLYISVRQGSKWSKPRNMGRNVNSAAWDSQPSLSADGRTLYFASNRTGGYGEEDLWVTQQNADGTWEIPVNLGKEVNTSGHENSPFLHASGNTLYFATNGLQGMGGLDLFMVKKVGSAWGTPVNMGYPLNTHRNESSIFISADNETGYYASQPAEKGKTEVALYQFEVPNPWKGETVSSFAQGRVFDAVSKKPLEALVQVYDLDSLDVLAQQVSSDSEDGNYTIVVNQRQRYALYVSAPGHVLESRHLAAAATAKPVALDFYLQPIGKGAKAVLSNLFFDTGRATLRPESCTELNKLLQFLKANATAKVEIAGHTDNVGQPAANQKLSEARAKAVVAYLVSKGAPSAMFQAKGYGQTQPAAPNSSEENRQLNRRIELRVL, encoded by the coding sequence ATGCACTGGTTCCGGCTCCTTCTCTTTCTTCTGGTAGTGATTGTACAAACCGGAACCGGGGAGGTTAAGGCGCAGACCATTACTACGGGGCAGACCCAGAATGCCCGGGCCAAAAAAGCCTACGACGAAGGCATTAGGTTTACCCAGGCCCGCAATTTCCAGAAAGCGCTGGAGGCATATAATGAGGCCATTGCCAAAGACCCGGCGTTTGCGCTGGCCTACGTCCGGGCCGCCGGGTTGTACAAAATTCTGCAGCAGGAAGACCAGGCCTTCCAGTATTATACCAAAGGCTTGCCGGCCCTTACCCCAGATCCTGCCCTGGCCGCCGAATACCTGACTTTTGCCGACCTTTCGTTTGAGCGCGGACAGTATGAACAGGCGGCCACGGTGTACCAGACTTTGCTGGGCCTCAGTAAAAACAAACGGCATCTGGCCCACGCGCAAAATCAACTCCAAAATATCTCCTTCGCGCAGAAAGCTATTGGCAACCCGGTGACTTTCCAGCCAAAATTGCTTTCACCTCAGGTGAATCGGTTTGGGCTGCAGTATTCGCCTGTGCTCACCGCCGACCAGAAAGCCTTGCTGTTCACGGCCCGCGCCGGGAGCGGACCTCTGGATGACGAGGATTTGTACCTGGCCGTGAAAGGCGAAAAAGGGGAGTGGCAAGCCCCAGTCTCCATTTCGGCCAACATCAACTCTGAACTGAACGAAGGCGCGGCCTCCATGTCCGGTGATGGGCGGGTGCTGGTCTTCACCTCCTGCAACCGGAAAGATTCTTACGGCAGTTGTGACTTGTACATAAGTGTGCGCCAGGGCAGCAAGTGGAGCAAGCCCAGGAACATGGGCCGCAACGTGAACAGCGCCGCCTGGGACTCACAGCCCAGCCTTTCCGCCGATGGCCGAACCTTATATTTTGCGTCTAACCGCACCGGCGGCTATGGCGAGGAAGATTTGTGGGTCACGCAGCAGAATGCTGATGGCACCTGGGAAATTCCGGTGAACCTGGGGAAAGAAGTGAACACCAGCGGCCATGAAAATTCACCTTTTCTGCACGCCAGCGGCAACACGCTTTATTTTGCCACCAACGGTTTACAGGGCATGGGCGGCCTGGATCTGTTTATGGTGAAGAAAGTTGGCAGTGCCTGGGGAACTCCGGTCAACATGGGCTATCCTTTAAACACACATCGCAACGAGAGCTCCATCTTTATTTCCGCGGATAATGAGACGGGTTATTATGCCAGCCAACCGGCAGAAAAAGGGAAAACCGAAGTGGCCCTGTACCAATTTGAGGTGCCCAACCCCTGGAAAGGCGAAACCGTGAGTTCTTTTGCCCAGGGCCGCGTGTTTGATGCCGTCTCCAAAAAACCGTTAGAAGCGTTAGTGCAAGTCTACGACCTGGATTCGCTGGATGTGCTGGCTCAACAGGTTTCTTCTGACTCTGAGGACGGAAATTACACCATTGTGGTGAACCAAAGGCAACGCTACGCTTTGTACGTGTCGGCGCCGGGGCATGTGCTGGAAAGCCGGCATTTGGCCGCGGCCGCTACTGCCAAGCCCGTGGCCCTGGATTTTTACCTGCAACCCATTGGCAAAGGCGCGAAAGCGGTGCTCAGCAACCTTTTCTTTGACACCGGCAGAGCCACGCTTCGGCCGGAGTCCTGCACTGAGTTGAATAAACTTCTGCAGTTCCTGAAAGCCAATGCCACCGCCAAAGTAGAGATAGCCGGCCACACCGACAACGTGGGCCAACCTGCCGCCAACCAAAAACTGTCGGAGGCCAGGGCCAAAGCGGTGGTGGCCTATCTTGTTTCTAAAGGCGCTCCTTCGGCTATGTTTCAGGCCAAAGGCTACGGTCAAACCCAACCCGCCGCCCCCAATTCCTCAGAAGAAAATCGCCAACTAAACCGCCGGATTGAGTTGCGGGTGCTGTAG
- a CDS encoding 7-carboxy-7-deazaguanine synthase QueE yields MEHFYTIQGEGYHTGKAAYFIRLGGCDIGCHWCDVKESWDATLHPLTDTDWIVQQAVKYPGKAVVVTGGEPLLYNLDYLTGELQKRGIQTFIETSGAYPLSGLWDWVCLSPKKFKAPHPNVLPHAGELKVIIFNKSDFAWAEEHAANVTAGTRLYLQPEWSKASQIMPLIVEYVKENPKWNVSLQTHKYLNIP; encoded by the coding sequence ATGGAGCATTTTTACACCATTCAGGGCGAAGGCTACCATACCGGCAAAGCGGCCTACTTCATTAGGTTGGGCGGCTGTGACATTGGTTGCCACTGGTGCGATGTGAAAGAATCTTGGGACGCCACGCTGCACCCACTCACCGACACCGATTGGATTGTGCAGCAGGCCGTGAAGTACCCCGGCAAAGCAGTAGTGGTCACCGGCGGCGAACCGTTGCTGTACAACCTGGACTACCTCACGGGGGAACTGCAGAAACGCGGAATCCAGACCTTTATTGAGACCTCGGGGGCTTATCCTTTGAGCGGACTCTGGGATTGGGTTTGCCTGTCGCCTAAGAAATTCAAAGCGCCGCACCCTAATGTGTTGCCCCACGCCGGCGAGTTGAAAGTGATTATCTTCAATAAAAGTGATTTTGCCTGGGCAGAAGAACATGCCGCCAACGTGACCGCGGGCACGCGTTTGTATCTGCAGCCAGAATGGAGCAAGGCCAGCCAGATTATGCCTTTGATTGTGGAGTATGTAAAAGAAAACCCTAAATGGAACGTTTCGTTACAAACGCATAAGTATCTGAATATTCCTTAA